A window of the Streptomyces sp. Ag109_O5-10 genome harbors these coding sequences:
- a CDS encoding fructose-specific PTS transporter subunit EIIC: MSDMITADLVDLDLSADTKEAAARALAERMVALGRVTDLEGFLADVAAREAQMPTGLDGGIGIPHCRSAHVTEPTLAFGRSAAGIDFGAPDGPADLIFLIAAPAGADDAHLTILSALARQLMNSEFTDALRSADDAGTAAALIRGDETPAPAAGTATAASASQNTAAAPAAASAGTAAATEDAGPEAERPFRIVAVTSCPTGIAHTYMAAESLENAGREAGVELVVETQGSAGFTRLDPEVVAAADGVIFAHDVPVRDKDRFAGKPTVDVGVKAGINRPAELIGEVRAKAARGEVTSGSAPATPVERAGEAGEGYGTKLRKWLMSGVSYMVPFVAAGGLLIALGFAIGGYEIKSAPSVLNHFVWTQTDSWAALMFQIGAVAFGFLVPVLAGYIAYGMADRPGLVPGFVGGMIASTINAGFLGGLVAGLLAGGVVMAIQKIDIPKVLRGIMPVVVIPLISTAIVGFLMFVVVGKPIASAQKGMTDWLNGLSGSNAVLLGALLGLMMCFDLGGPVNKVAYTFATAGIAVSNPSDSAMKIMAAVMAAGMVPPLAMALATTVRGKLFTETERENGKAAWVLGASFISEGAIPFAAADPLRVIPSSMVGGAITGALSMVFGATLRAPHGGIFVVPLIGNPFLYLVAIAAGVCVTTALVVLLKGLRKPARQAMAGAAGTAAAAKEDRQPVAA; this comes from the coding sequence ATGAGCGACATGATCACCGCGGACCTGGTCGATCTCGACCTGTCCGCCGACACGAAGGAAGCGGCGGCGCGCGCCCTCGCCGAGCGCATGGTGGCCCTGGGCCGGGTGACCGACCTGGAGGGCTTCCTCGCCGACGTGGCCGCCCGCGAGGCCCAGATGCCGACCGGTCTCGACGGCGGCATCGGCATCCCGCACTGCCGCAGCGCCCACGTCACCGAGCCGACGCTCGCCTTCGGGCGCAGCGCCGCCGGCATCGACTTCGGCGCCCCCGACGGCCCGGCCGACCTGATCTTCCTGATCGCGGCCCCCGCCGGCGCCGACGACGCCCACCTCACGATCCTCTCCGCGCTGGCCCGCCAGCTGATGAACAGCGAGTTCACGGACGCCCTGCGGTCGGCGGACGACGCCGGGACGGCGGCGGCCCTGATCCGCGGCGACGAGACGCCCGCGCCGGCCGCCGGGACGGCAACCGCCGCGAGCGCCTCCCAGAACACCGCTGCGGCGCCGGCGGCGGCCTCCGCCGGCACCGCAGCGGCCACCGAGGACGCCGGCCCGGAGGCCGAGCGCCCGTTCCGCATCGTCGCGGTCACCTCCTGCCCCACCGGCATCGCCCACACCTACATGGCGGCCGAGTCCCTGGAGAACGCGGGCCGCGAGGCGGGCGTCGAACTCGTCGTCGAGACGCAGGGCTCGGCCGGCTTCACCCGGCTCGACCCCGAGGTCGTCGCGGCGGCGGACGGCGTGATCTTCGCCCACGACGTGCCGGTCCGCGACAAGGACCGCTTCGCCGGCAAGCCCACCGTCGACGTCGGCGTGAAGGCGGGCATCAACCGACCCGCCGAGCTGATCGGCGAGGTCCGCGCCAAGGCGGCCCGCGGCGAGGTGACCTCCGGCTCCGCACCGGCCACCCCGGTGGAACGCGCGGGCGAGGCCGGCGAGGGCTACGGCACCAAGCTGCGCAAGTGGCTGATGTCCGGCGTGAGCTACATGGTGCCGTTCGTCGCGGCCGGCGGTCTGCTGATCGCCCTCGGCTTCGCGATCGGCGGCTACGAGATCAAGTCCGCGCCGTCGGTGCTCAACCACTTCGTGTGGACGCAGACCGACAGCTGGGCCGCCCTGATGTTCCAGATCGGCGCCGTCGCCTTCGGCTTCCTGGTGCCGGTCCTCGCGGGCTACATCGCCTACGGCATGGCCGACCGCCCGGGCCTGGTCCCCGGTTTCGTGGGAGGCATGATCGCCTCCACGATCAACGCCGGCTTCCTCGGCGGCCTGGTCGCCGGTCTGCTGGCCGGCGGCGTGGTGATGGCGATCCAGAAGATCGACATCCCGAAGGTGCTGCGCGGCATCATGCCGGTGGTGGTGATCCCGCTGATCTCCACGGCGATCGTCGGGTTCCTGATGTTCGTCGTGGTCGGCAAGCCCATCGCCTCCGCCCAGAAGGGCATGACCGACTGGCTGAACGGCCTCTCCGGCTCCAACGCCGTCCTGCTCGGCGCCCTGCTCGGCCTGATGATGTGCTTCGACCTCGGCGGCCCGGTCAACAAGGTCGCGTACACCTTCGCCACCGCCGGTATCGCGGTCTCCAACCCCAGTGACTCCGCGATGAAGATCATGGCCGCGGTCATGGCGGCCGGCATGGTCCCGCCGCTCGCGATGGCCCTGGCCACGACCGTGCGCGGCAAGCTCTTCACCGAGACCGAGCGCGAGAACGGCAAGGCCGCCTGGGTACTGGGCGCCTCCTTCATCTCGGAGGGCGCGATCCCGTTCGCGGCCGCCGACCCGCTGCGCGTCATCCCGTCCTCGATGGTGGGCGGCGCCATCACCGGCGCCCTGTCGATGGTCTTCGGCGCCACCCTGCGCGCCCCGCACGGCGGCATCTTCGTGGTCCCGCTGATCGGCAACCCGTTCCTCTACCTGGTCGCCATCGCCGCCGGTGTCTGCGTCACCACGGCCCTCGTCGTCCTCCTGAAGGGCCTGCGCAAGCCGGCCCGGCAGGCCATGGCGGGTGCCGCCGGGACGGCCGCCGCCGCGAAGGAGGACCGGCAGCCGGTCGCGGCCTGA
- a CDS encoding DUF6227 family protein — MSVPYETAAYEPAESPESPEEHLARLLGRALNSFELPDEAIRPLDCALAQDSSLHSAHHSAGLHRETYRHTWLLADGSAVTLWELVHNTVPGSDPQHEVYVDEEELRAATARLPLPPDAPDFELPVLVTLAPVPAPRHVYAPDDSADHARRLLRRAENPDRPDGETAQALSTAFAHQITQAFGRPGRAGRQGLAFSLYEHAFLLRDGRELSLWEVEHTATPDGRHMCEVYPSEVAARDAMERRAARQR; from the coding sequence TTGAGCGTTCCGTACGAGACGGCAGCGTACGAACCAGCCGAGTCGCCCGAGTCTCCGGAGGAGCACCTCGCGCGGCTCCTCGGCCGTGCCCTGAACTCCTTCGAACTGCCGGACGAGGCCATCAGGCCGCTGGACTGCGCGCTGGCCCAGGACAGTTCGCTGCACTCCGCGCACCACAGCGCGGGGCTGCACCGGGAGACGTACCGGCACACCTGGCTGCTGGCCGACGGCTCCGCGGTCACGCTGTGGGAGCTGGTGCACAACACGGTGCCGGGCAGTGACCCGCAGCACGAGGTGTACGTCGACGAGGAGGAGCTGCGGGCCGCGACGGCCCGGCTGCCGCTGCCGCCGGACGCCCCGGACTTCGAGCTGCCGGTGCTGGTGACGCTGGCGCCGGTCCCGGCGCCGAGGCACGTGTACGCGCCGGACGACTCGGCGGACCACGCGCGCCGGCTGCTGCGCCGCGCGGAGAACCCCGACCGGCCGGACGGGGAGACGGCGCAGGCGCTGTCGACGGCGTTCGCGCACCAGATCACCCAGGCGTTCGGACGGCCGGGGCGGGCGGGCCGGCAGGGTCTGGCCTTCTCGCTCTACGAGCACGCGTTCCTGCTGCGGGACGGCCGGGAGCTGTCGCTTTGGGAGGTCGAGCACACGGCGACGCCGGACGGCCGGCACATGTGCGAGGTGTACCCGTCGGAGGTCGCGGCGAGGGACGCGATGGAGCGACGGGCGGCGCGGCAGAGGTAG